In one Anticarsia gemmatalis isolate Benzon Research Colony breed Stoneville strain chromosome 9, ilAntGemm2 primary, whole genome shotgun sequence genomic region, the following are encoded:
- the ATPsyndelta gene encoding ATP synthase, delta subunit produces MALAFRGALRSVARRLQARSYADAPKGDEMALTFAAGNKVFYNKQVVKQIDVPSFSGAFGILPKHVPTLAVLRPGVVTVTENDGKTTKIFVSSGTVTVNDDSSVQVLAEEAHPLENIDRGAAQETLSKAQSELNSAANDKAKAEAAIAVEVAEEIVKAASA; encoded by the exons ATGGCCCTGGCATTCCGCGGTGCTTTGAGGAGTGTAGCAAGGAGGCTGCAAGCTCGTAGCTATGCTGATGCTCCCAAAGGTGATGAGATGGCACTCACATTTGCTGCTGGCAACAAG GTGTTCTACAACAAACAAGTGGTGAAGCAGATTGATGTACCATCCTTCAGTGGAGCTTTCGGTATCCTGCCTAAACATGTGCCCACCCTAG cTGTGCTTCGCCCTGGTGTTGTAACTGTCACAGAAAATGATGGCAAGACCACCAAGATCTTTGTCTCATCCGGAACAGTGACAGTCAACGATGATTCCTCAGTTCAG GTTCTCGCCGAAGAAGCGCACCCCCTAGAGAACATTGACCGTGGCGCGGCCCAGGAGACCCTCAGCAAAGCTCAGTCTGAACTCAACTCTGCTGCCAATGATAAG GCCAAGGCCGAGGCAGCCATCGCCGTCGAAGTGGCCGAAGAGATCGTGAAGGCGGCGTCCGCGTAA